Proteins encoded in a region of the Podarcis muralis chromosome 4, rPodMur119.hap1.1, whole genome shotgun sequence genome:
- the RAP2A gene encoding ras-related protein Rap-2a isoform X2, whose amino-acid sequence MREYKVVVLGSGGVGKSALTVQFVTGTFIEKYDPTIEDFYRKEIEVDASPSVLEILDTAGTEQFASMRDLYIKNGQGFILVYSLVNQQSFQDIRPMRDQIIRVKRLIRWH is encoded by the exons ATGCGCGAGTACAAGGTGGTGGTTCTGGGCTCGGGCGGGGTGGGGAAGTCGGCGCTGACCGTGCAGTTCGTCACCGGCACCTTCATCGAGAAGTACGACCCCACCATCGAGGACTTCTACCGCAAGGAGATCGAGGTGGACGCCTCGCCCTCCGTGCTGGAGATCCTGGACACGGCCGGCACCGAGCAGTTCGCCTCCATGCGGGACCTGTACATCAAGAACGGGCAGGGCTTCATCCTGGTCTACAGCCTCGTCAACCAGCAGAGCTTCCAGGACATCCGCCCCATGCGAGACCAGATCATCCGCGTCAAGAG gttaATAAGATGGCATTAG